The nucleotide window CAAAAAGTTTTCAATCTTCAGCAATCCCGGGACGTCAGCCCCGAGGGCCGGGCACGCCTGACCGCGCACAAGGGTCCGATAGGCTCGTACCCTAGGTCTGATGCCAAGGAGAGAGCGCTACGTGACTGAGAACCAGAATGCCGCGGCCGAGTTCGACCCGGACGCCTCCGAAGAGCAGTCTCCCTCCGCCCTCGAAGCTTTGATCGGGCGGATCGAAGAGGACATGCGCAAGTGTCAGCTGGCAAAGTTCAGCCAGGAGGACGCGCTCACGCTTGGGTTGCTGATCGTCGAGCTCGCCACCCAGCGGGAGATGCCTGTCGCCGTCGACATCCGCCGGGGAAACCACATTCTGTTTCACGTCTCGCTGGCCGGAGCTACACCGGATAACGACATCTGGGTGGAGAAGAAGGCGCGCACCGCAGAGCGCTACGGCGTTCCCTCGCTGCTGGTCGGGCTGCGTGGTCGGCGCAGTGGCGGCAGGATGGAAGACAATGCCTGGTTCGACGAGTCAGCCTACGCAGCACATGGCGGCGCATTCCCCATCTATGTGCGCGGGACGGGGCCGGTCGCCGTCGTTACCGTCTCGGGTCTTCCGCAGAAGGCGGACCACGAACTCGTTGTCGAAGCGCTCACCAAGTTCACGAGGCGCAAGAAGAAGACCGCGCCCGCAACATAAGCTCCGCCGTCGGGCGCTGGTCCTTAAGAGGTCAAGTCGCGGTGCAGCTCTTCGACTCGGTTCCTGATGTCGTCGCGGACCAGCCTCATCCGATCCATGCCTTCGATGCCGCGCTCTGAGGGTTCATCGGTTTCCCATACCTCGAACCGCTGGCCCGGACGCGGATCAAGCTGTGCTTCCCTGCCCAGAACGACGACGGTACCCACGGCGTCGAGGACACCGTCGGTGACCGGTTTGGGATACTCCCCCTCGACATCGACGCCGATCTCTTGAAGGGATTGCACCGCTTGCGGGTTTAATCCGGAGCCCGGCTTGGTGCCGGCCGAAGAGACGGTGATGTCCCCATCGGCGAGATGGCGCATCAACGCCGCCGCGAGCTGCGACTTGCCGCCGTTCTTGCTGCACACGAAAAGGACACTCGGAGTTGCGGAGTGATTCATGCCGGCGACTGCTCCTGCGAAAGGAGGGAGGCGGACAGGACCTTGACCCGCTCGTGGATATCGTCTCGAATGGCGCGGACCCGTTCGGTGGGTTCACCCGAAGGATCAGTGAGGTCCCAGTCCTCGTACCGCTTGCCTGGGTAGATGGGGCAGGAATCTCCACAGCCCATGGTGATGACGACGTCGGACGCCCGGACCACGTCATCGGTCAGCGGTTTCGGGTACTCCCCGCTCAAGTTCAGACCCATTTCGCCCATCACCGCGACCACCGTGGAATCCAGCTCAGCCGCCGGCATGGAACCGGCGGAGCGAACGCGAATCCTCCCCTTCGATTCCATGGTGAGCAGTGCTGCGGCCATCTGTGACCGGCCGGCGTTCTGGACACAGACAAAGAGCACCTCGGGTGCGTCGGACACGGACGCTCCCTTCGACTTGGCCAGAGCGGTAAGCCTCTCCGTGGCGAAATGTTCTGTGGTGGCGGGCAGATACGTGGTGATCTTCGCGGTTCTGGCCAGCGCTGTGTAGGACTCGAAGACGTACCGTTCCACCGTTTCGGTGGCGAAAACACCGGCAAACCGTTCAGTCAACCGTTCGCTTATTCGATGTAACACCTCGGTGGTGTCCCGCAGTCCAGTGCCTGGATTTGAGGAGTTCATGATGTTCTCTTTCACGTGGCAGGAAGTCAGCCGTGCGTCGGTTCTTCGACCAGGGCGGTGGCAATGCTGTCGGCATCCTCGAGCGCAGCGAGATACCGCTCTGCGTCGAGGGCCGCCGCGCAACCCGTACCGGCGGCAGTAATCGCCTGGCGGTACCGGTGATCCACGGCATCCCCGCACGCGAAGACGCCGGACAGATTGGTGACCGTGGTGGGGGCATCCACCCTGATGTAGCCCTCGTCGTCCAGGTCAATCTGACCGGCAACCAACTCCGTGCGCGGCAGATGTCCGATTGCGACGAAAATGCCTGTCGCTGCATGGTTCCGGGTTTCCCCGGTGCGGGTGTCGCGGAGGGTCACCCCCGTGACCTTGTCTCCACCGTGAATCGCTGTGACGGCGGAGTGCCAGGCGAAGCTGATCTTCGGGCTGTCCTTTGCCCGCTGCGCCATGATCCGGGAGGCCCGCAGTTCGTCGCGGCGCACAACGACGGTGACCGACCTGGCGAAACGCGTCAGAAAGGTTGCCTCCTCCATAGCCGAATCACCGCCTCCGACGACGATGATGTCCTGGTCCCGGAAAAAGAAACCGTCGCAGGTGGCGCACCAGGACAGGCCGTGCCCGCTGAACTTCTTCTCCTCCGGCAGGCCGAGTTCCCGGTAGGCGGACCCGGTCGCGAGAATTGCTGCGGTAGCCTCGTGAGACTCGCCGCCCCCGGTGACAACCCGCTTAGAGTGGCCGGTCAGATCGACCTTCGTGACGTCGTCGAACACTATCTGCGCGCCGAACTTCTCCGCCTGCTGCTGCAGGTCCTCCATGAGCGCCGGGCCCTGCACGCCTGCCGGAAACCCGGGAAAGTTCTCCACCTCTGTGGTGTTCATCAGCGCACCGCCGGCGGTGACGGATCCAGCCAGTACGAGGGGGTTCAGCCCTGCCCGGGCAGCGTAAATTGCAGCCGTGTACCCCGCTGGTCCGGATCCAATGATGATCAACTGGTGCGTGGCCATAAGTGTTCTCCTGCTACTTGCCCGCAGGAATCAGGGACTCAATGAGCCCTTCGATCCTGCCCTTGATCTCGTCGCGAATGGGCCGGACCGACTCGACGCCCTTGCCTGCTGGATCCTCAAGCACCCAGTCCTCGTAGCGCTTGCCGGGGAAGTACGGGCATTCGTCGCCGCAACCCATGGTGATGACGACATCGGATTCCTTGACGGCCTCGGTGGTGAGGACCTTTGGGATCTCGCTGCTCATATCGATCCCGACCTCGGCCATAGCCTCGACCGCCGACGGGTTGATTTTCTCGGCCGGCTGGGAACCGGCGGAGCGCACCTCGATGGCCCCCTTCGAGAGGGTGGTGAGGAACGCAGCCGCCATCTGCGACCGGCCCGCGTTGTGGACGCACACGAACAGGACGGACGGCTTCTTGATGGTTTCAGTGGTCATCGGGGGTCTCCTGACAGCTGGGCGGACAACGGTGATGGGGCGAAGAATCGCTTCTGCGCCCAAAGGGCGACATAGACCAGCGCTACGAGGGCCGGCACCTCGATCAACGGCCCGACGACGCCGGCAAGCGCCTGCCCGGACGTGACACCGAAGGTGCCGATCGCCACCGCAATAGCCAACTCGAAGTTGTTTCCAGCGGCGGTGAAGGCCAGCGTCGTCGTCCGTGCATAGCCGAGGCCGAGCCATTTGCCGGTCAGCATACCGGCCGCGAAGACCACCAGGAAGTACACGAGCAGCGGCAGCGCGATCCGGGCGACGTCCAGCGGACGGGCAGCGATCGTCTCACCCTGGAGGGCAAACAGGAGCGTGATGGTGAACAGGAGACCGTACAGGGCCCACGGGCCCAGCCTGGGCAGGAAAGTGCTCTCGTACCAGTCGCGGCCTTTGGCCTTCTCGCCGATCGTCCTGGTCAGGAACCCGGCCAGCAGCGGTATCCCGAGGAAGACGAGAACGGAGACTGTGATGGCCCAGAAGGAGAAGTCCGCGCTGGTGGTTTCCAGTCCGAGCCATGCCGGCAGCACCTGGAGATAGAACCAACCAAGGGCTCCGAACGCGATCACCTGGAACACCGAGTTGATGAAGACCAGCACGGCGGCAGCCTCCCGGTCACCGCACGCAAGGTCATTCCAGATCATCACCATCGCAATACAGCGGGCCAGGCCCACGATGATGAGCCCGGTCCGGTACTCCGGCAGGTCGTGCAGGAAGATCCAGGCAAGCGCAAACATGAACGCGGGAGCGAGCAGCCAGTTGAGAGCGAGCGACGCAGCCATGAGCTTGCGGTCCGCAATCACGCGATGTGTCTGGTCAAAGCGGACCTTCGCCAGGACCGGATACATCATGACCAGGAGCCCGACGGCGATCGGCAGCGACACTTCACCGATCTTCACGGCATCCAGCGCGGTGTTCAGCCCGGGAATCAATGCACCGAGGACGAGCCCGAGGACCATGGCAGCGACGATCCAGACCGGGAGGAACCGGTCGAGGGTGGACAGCTTGCCGACGACGGCGGCTTGCGCGCGCTCTGGGGGCAAGGGTGCAGTCTGGGTACTCACACGGCTCCTGCGACATAGATTGATGGAGATCGATATGAATACCACCAGCTATATCGATCATTGTCAATCCACGGTGCATAATGGGTTCATGAACACTGCGCAAACGCTCGAATCCAGCCTGGACGCGCCCTGCTGCCTCCCCTCGGAGCAGCCGGCTATCAGTCTTGAGGATGCGCAGCAGCGGGCAGCCATGTTCAAAGCTTTGGCGGATCCGAACCGGCTGCGGCTGCTGTCCATCGTGAAGGCGGGAGAGTCAGGCGAGGCCTGTGTGTGCGACCTGACCGAACCCCTGGACCTCGGGCAGCCGACCGTCTCCCACCACCTGAAGATCCTCGTCGAGGCCGGCCTGCTGCACCGCGAGAAGCGCGGCACCTGGGCCTACTACTCACTGGTTCCCGGCGCGCTGGACAGGGTGTCGAGGCTTCTCACGTCGCTCTGACACTGCTGGCCCGGTGCGCATGCTACCACCGGGGGTGGACGGCCTCCATGAAGTACCGGTTGTAGATGTCCAGGACACCGCCGCTGATGTCACTCCCCAGCGTGCCTTCCGCGCCGGCTTCAGCATTGGCCCGCGCCTGTGCCGGCGTACGCGCACCCGGAATCACGGTGCTGACACCCTCCTGCGCAACCACCCACGCCAGTGCTGCCTGTGCCGTGCTCACGCCGTCGGGCACCAGCGCGTCGAAGTCCTGTACTGCCGCCAGTCCGGTCTCGAAATTCACTCCGGAGAACGTCTCGCCGACGTCGAACGCTGAACCCGTGCGGTTGTAGTTCCGGTGGTCGTCCTCCGGAAACTCGGTGTCCTTCGTGTACTTCCCGGACAGGAGGCCTGACGCCAGCGGAACCCTGGCGATGATCCCGATACCGGCCGCCGCCGCTGCGGGAAGCACCTCATCGAGGGGCTTGAGCCGGAAGGCGTTGAGGATGATCTGCACCGTCGCGGTATTGCCGCGCTTGATCGCTTCCAGTGCCTCCTCGGTCCGCTCGACGCTGACGCCGTAGTTGCGGATGACGCCCTCGCTCACCAGAGTATTCAGGGCGTCATACACCTCCGGGTTGCTGTACACGGCCGTCGGCGGGCAATGCAGCTGGACGAGGTCGAGGGTGTCCTGCTGCAGGTTACGGCGCGAGCGATCCAGCCAGGACCGGAAGT belongs to Arthrobacter tumbae and includes:
- a CDS encoding arsenate reductase ArsC; the protein is MTTETIKKPSVLFVCVHNAGRSQMAAAFLTTLSKGAIEVRSAGSQPAEKINPSAVEAMAEVGIDMSSEIPKVLTTEAVKESDVVITMGCGDECPYFPGKRYEDWVLEDPAGKGVESVRPIRDEIKGRIEGLIESLIPAGK
- a CDS encoding ArsR/SmtB family transcription factor, whose protein sequence is MNTAQTLESSLDAPCCLPSEQPAISLEDAQQRAAMFKALADPNRLRLLSIVKAGESGEACVCDLTEPLDLGQPTVSHHLKILVEAGLLHREKRGTWAYYSLVPGALDRVSRLLTSL
- a CDS encoding heme-degrading domain-containing protein, with the translated sequence MTENQNAAAEFDPDASEEQSPSALEALIGRIEEDMRKCQLAKFSQEDALTLGLLIVELATQREMPVAVDIRRGNHILFHVSLAGATPDNDIWVEKKARTAERYGVPSLLVGLRGRRSGGRMEDNAWFDESAYAAHGGAFPIYVRGTGPVAVVTVSGLPQKADHELVVEALTKFTRRKKKTAPAT
- a CDS encoding arsenate reductase ArsC, encoding MNSSNPGTGLRDTTEVLHRISERLTERFAGVFATETVERYVFESYTALARTAKITTYLPATTEHFATERLTALAKSKGASVSDAPEVLFVCVQNAGRSQMAAALLTMESKGRIRVRSAGSMPAAELDSTVVAVMGEMGLNLSGEYPKPLTDDVVRASDVVITMGCGDSCPIYPGKRYEDWDLTDPSGEPTERVRAIRDDIHERVKVLSASLLSQEQSPA
- the trxB gene encoding thioredoxin-disulfide reductase, producing the protein MATHQLIIIGSGPAGYTAAIYAARAGLNPLVLAGSVTAGGALMNTTEVENFPGFPAGVQGPALMEDLQQQAEKFGAQIVFDDVTKVDLTGHSKRVVTGGGESHEATAAILATGSAYRELGLPEEKKFSGHGLSWCATCDGFFFRDQDIIVVGGGDSAMEEATFLTRFARSVTVVVRRDELRASRIMAQRAKDSPKISFAWHSAVTAIHGGDKVTGVTLRDTRTGETRNHAATGIFVAIGHLPRTELVAGQIDLDDEGYIRVDAPTTVTNLSGVFACGDAVDHRYRQAITAAGTGCAAALDAERYLAALEDADSIATALVEEPTHG
- a CDS encoding arsenate-mycothiol transferase ArsC, coding for MNHSATPSVLFVCSKNGGKSQLAAALMRHLADGDITVSSAGTKPGSGLNPQAVQSLQEIGVDVEGEYPKPVTDGVLDAVGTVVVLGREAQLDPRPGQRFEVWETDEPSERGIEGMDRMRLVRDDIRNRVEELHRDLTS
- a CDS encoding aldo/keto reductase; this translates as MEQRILGKAGRPVSTIGLGTWQLGADWGQVDQEDALAVLEGAVEAGVNFFDTADVYGDGRSEQTIGSFLTANPGLNVTVATKMGRRMDQLPENYSLTNFRSWLDRSRRNLQQDTLDLVQLHCPPTAVYSNPEVYDALNTLVSEGVIRNYGVSVERTEEALEAIKRGNTATVQIILNAFRLKPLDEVLPAAAAAGIGIIARVPLASGLLSGKYTKDTEFPEDDHRNYNRTGSAFDVGETFSGVNFETGLAAVQDFDALVPDGVSTAQAALAWVVAQEGVSTVIPGARTPAQARANAEAGAEGTLGSDISGGVLDIYNRYFMEAVHPRW
- the arsB gene encoding ACR3 family arsenite efflux transporter, which produces MSTQTAPLPPERAQAAVVGKLSTLDRFLPVWIVAAMVLGLVLGALIPGLNTALDAVKIGEVSLPIAVGLLVMMYPVLAKVRFDQTHRVIADRKLMAASLALNWLLAPAFMFALAWIFLHDLPEYRTGLIIVGLARCIAMVMIWNDLACGDREAAAVLVFINSVFQVIAFGALGWFYLQVLPAWLGLETTSADFSFWAITVSVLVFLGIPLLAGFLTRTIGEKAKGRDWYESTFLPRLGPWALYGLLFTITLLFALQGETIAARPLDVARIALPLLVYFLVVFAAGMLTGKWLGLGYARTTTLAFTAAGNNFELAIAVAIGTFGVTSGQALAGVVGPLIEVPALVALVYVALWAQKRFFAPSPLSAQLSGDPR